One Penaeus vannamei isolate JL-2024 unplaced genomic scaffold, ASM4276789v1 unanchor4587, whole genome shotgun sequence genomic region harbors:
- the LOC138861322 gene encoding neuromodulin-like — protein MYTFFEKSLSLVSPSHSRLGDHLAAREKRSQSLATPAAMANVVHFRELHERRAEDHLLRTVNLAASNAVLSRITARLKAVTNTQESVEEVDEEVERSAAAAMTKDALDEAARARRRVGEAASETATPESAAEEEEEEEESDGPETTDAAKTVTEITPAEETKAESAGADTTPKGTSSKGPTAKGEASEATTPEVKDAADSSAETPKTKQDDSTPGEPAAASQVVSPDAAAKSLGLKEESLAMCLQEHQLTAVPHADPSQTEHKRMKDEPLVK, from the coding sequence ATGTACACCTTCTTCGAGAAGAGCCTGTCACTGGTGAGCCCCTCGCACTCGCGCCTGGGCGACCACCTGGCGGCGCGGGAGAAGCGCAGCCAGTCGCTGGCCACGCCCGCCGCCATGGCCAACGTGGTCCACTTCCGCGAGCTGCACGAGCGCCGCGCGGAGGACCACCTCCTGCGCACCGTCAACCTCGCCGCCTCCAACGCCGTCCTGTCGCGCATCACGGCGCGTCTCAAGGCCGTCACCAACACGCAGGAGTCCGTCGAGGAagtggacgaggaggtggagcggTCGGCGGCCGCGGCCATGACCAAGGACGCGCTGGACGAAGCGGCGAGGGCGCGGCGTAGGGTAGGCGAGGCGGCGAGCGAGACGGCGACGCCAGAGTctgcggcggaggaggaggaggaggaggaggaatccgatgGCCCTGAGACGACAGACGCGGCCAAGACCGTCACTGAGATCACACCTGCAGAAGAAACAAAGGCGGAGAGCGCTGGGGCAGACACGACGCCCAAAGGAACGTCTTCGAAGGGGCCAACAGCGAAAGGCGAGGCCTCGGAGGCGACGACCCCGGAGGTGAAAGACGCAGCTGATTCCTCCGCAGAAACACCAAAGACGAAGCAAGACGACTCGACTCCAGGCGAACCGGCGGCAGCCAGTCAAGTCGTCTCTCCTGACGCTGCAGCCAAATCACTCGGTCTAAAAGAGGAGTCGTTAGCGATGTGCCTCCAGGAGCACCAGCTGACGGCCGTTCCTCATGCTGACCCGAGCCAGACAGAGCACAAGCGAATGAAAGATGAACCCCTTgttaaataa